A single Arcobacter sp. FWKO B DNA region contains:
- a CDS encoding 6-hydroxymethylpterin diphosphokinase MptE-like protein: MNEELDNLSDIIVEIYLKNMKFLEENYLDTYNSVDELSKKIQTGEYEIKYSLEYIDGCFDILSLENNGLFYHTNSYEDADYRKEHANFTKDGSLDLLRKDQTGIKLVVSQEYKDVMPIIEYMNKTVDFENIEFQKIYKYIFIGTGLGLHIHEINKKLNPLVTMIIEPNLEIFRLSLFMIDYSEFDKGNKKLFLSVGDSQLKRMSILGAFYQYHNYMNYNIKHHLLLEGYNYIYNEVVDFFGNNSAMFFPYKKVIDNLHRTIEFIKDKSRFVNVDLIHEKKILKGKKVLLISAGPSLDNYIDWIEEHQDKFVIICVDVILRKLEKHRIRPDIVVSIDPSELCAKYLTTDDPKYLDNSSIIFLSQQHPDVLKVVKGKHYVFSQSMPLVSRIGWLGSVTNVGAFSFKVAVHLGADELYTIGTDAAFNQDTGSRYAADSSYTQVEDIDVKKAGNELVSIYDILEVKGNLRENVKTNRSLLPFKESFETTKYDLESFYKFKVFNLSDGVYIEGFNPLKYEQMHEKIEYFPQKEFNVQKEIDGISEILEVPDYSNDIKIINRIINKVNKYKDLKIDSRDDLLQKKLDIMLWILEQSKGMTSAMFGNIFLQYIELSDTYINFLLNLKQKDLYTKESLVKINLMWSLGVVEVFKEIKKIID; this comes from the coding sequence ATGAATGAAGAGTTAGATAATCTAAGTGATATTATAGTTGAAATCTATCTTAAAAATATGAAGTTTTTAGAAGAGAATTACTTGGATACTTATAATAGTGTTGATGAACTTTCAAAAAAGATTCAAACTGGCGAATATGAAATAAAGTATTCTTTAGAGTATATAGATGGCTGTTTTGATATATTAAGTTTAGAAAATAATGGATTATTTTATCATACAAATAGCTATGAAGATGCTGATTATAGAAAAGAACATGCAAATTTTACAAAAGATGGTTCACTTGATTTATTAAGAAAAGATCAAACTGGAATCAAGCTTGTTGTAAGCCAAGAGTATAAAGATGTAATGCCAATTATTGAGTATATGAATAAAACTGTTGACTTTGAAAATATTGAATTTCAGAAAATTTATAAATATATTTTTATAGGTACTGGACTTGGACTTCATATTCATGAGATAAATAAAAAATTAAACCCACTTGTAACAATGATAATAGAGCCAAATTTAGAGATTTTTAGGTTGTCTTTATTTATGATTGATTATAGTGAGTTTGATAAAGGAAATAAAAAACTATTTTTATCTGTAGGGGACTCTCAACTCAAAAGAATGTCAATATTAGGAGCTTTTTATCAATACCATAATTATATGAACTATAATATTAAACACCATCTTTTATTAGAAGGTTATAACTATATATATAATGAAGTAGTTGATTTCTTTGGCAATAACTCAGCCATGTTTTTCCCTTATAAAAAAGTTATAGATAACTTACATAGAACAATAGAATTTATTAAAGACAAAAGTAGATTTGTAAATGTTGACTTAATACATGAAAAAAAGATATTAAAAGGTAAAAAAGTACTTTTAATAAGTGCTGGTCCATCATTGGATAATTATATAGATTGGATAGAAGAACATCAAGATAAATTTGTGATAATATGTGTGGATGTAATTTTGAGAAAATTGGAAAAGCATCGTATTAGACCTGATATTGTTGTATCTATAGATCCATCAGAATTGTGTGCTAAATATCTAACAACAGATGATCCTAAATATTTAGATAATAGCTCTATAATATTTTTATCCCAACAACATCCTGATGTTTTAAAAGTAGTCAAAGGGAAACATTATGTATTTTCTCAAAGTATGCCACTTGTTAGTAGAATAGGTTGGTTGGGGAGTGTTACAAATGTTGGTGCGTTTTCATTTAAAGTAGCTGTTCATTTGGGTGCAGATGAGTTATATACAATAGGTACTGATGCAGCATTTAATCAAGATACTGGAAGTAGATATGCTGCTGATAGTTCTTATACACAAGTGGAAGATATTGATGTCAAAAAGGCTGGGAATGAGCTAGTTTCTATATATGATATTCTTGAGGTAAAAGGAAATCTAAGAGAAAATGTCAAAACAAATAGAAGTTTATTACCTTTCAAAGAATCATTTGAAACTACGAAGTATGACCTAGAATCATTTTATAAGTTTAAGGTATTTAATCTTTCGGATGGTGTATATATTGAGGGATTTAATCCACTAAAATATGAGCAAATGCATGAAAAAATAGAGTACTTTCCACAGAAAGAGTTTAATGTACAAAAAGAAATTGATGGTATTTCAGAGATTTTAGAAGTTCCTGATTATTCAAATGATATTAAGATAATAAATAGGATAATTAACAAAGTCAATAAATATAAAGATTTGAAGATTGACTCAAGGGATGATTTATTACAAAAAAAACTTGACATTATGTTATGGATACTTGAACAAAGCAAAGGGATGACAAGTGCAATGTTTGGTAATATATTTTTACAATACATAGAATTGTCTGATACATATATAAACTTTTTGTTAAACTTGAAGCAAAAAGATTTATATACAAAAGAAAGTCTCGTTAAAATTAATCTTATGTGGTCTTTAGGTGTTGTTGAAGTTTTTAAAGAAATAAAAAAGATAATAGATTAA